A genomic stretch from Kovacikia minuta CCNUW1 includes:
- a CDS encoding IS4 family transposase encodes MLQHQSVNIRQISQNRAEQIGYYRFLENENVTISELVRSVADQCQAQVEGLHVLSISDSSEVNLQSHAGRLKPQGLGVVGNDRDVGFFIHPTLVLNAETGFPLGLSTIHLWSRDIDHSDKHQRDYQHLPIEEKESYKWLRSAEGSNRCLRAGGARLITHIGDRESDLYEEWATVPDAQTHLLIRVCQNRRLWHQSLSLYDYLTIQPVQGSYTVQVVEDPRRGQTAREALLVVRVAKVEIRRPDNLNAHDYPPSVGLYAVEAQEVNPPPGQQPIHWRLLTTHEVVCLEQALQVIQWYCWRWRIEQLFATLKQAGLNLEATQLESVDAIQRLTVLALSIAVRVLQLVEGRDNPELSASVAFSDEQQQCLTQLEPTLQGHTQKQQNPHPPSSLAWATWLIARLGGWSGYRSQRPPGMPTLIHGLRQFEAIFIGWKLAQAPLVCTR; translated from the coding sequence ATGCTTCAGCACCAATCGGTAAACATTCGCCAAATCAGCCAAAATCGAGCTGAACAGATTGGCTACTATCGTTTCTTGGAGAATGAAAACGTGACGATATCCGAGTTAGTGCGGAGTGTTGCTGACCAGTGCCAGGCGCAGGTGGAAGGATTGCATGTGTTATCGATTAGTGATAGCAGTGAGGTTAACTTGCAGTCCCATGCAGGGCGGTTAAAGCCGCAAGGACTTGGGGTCGTTGGCAACGACCGAGATGTTGGGTTTTTCATTCATCCAACCCTGGTGCTGAATGCCGAGACTGGCTTTCCATTAGGGTTAAGTACCATTCATTTGTGGAGTCGTGACATCGACCATAGCGATAAACATCAACGCGACTATCAACACCTGCCGATTGAGGAAAAGGAATCCTACAAATGGCTGCGATCGGCTGAAGGCAGCAACCGATGTTTGAGGGCTGGAGGAGCGAGGTTAATCACTCATATCGGCGACCGTGAAAGCGACCTGTATGAAGAATGGGCGACGGTTCCAGACGCTCAAACCCATTTATTAATCAGGGTGTGTCAAAATCGTCGTCTGTGGCATCAGTCGTTATCGCTCTATGACTACCTGACGATTCAACCCGTTCAGGGAAGTTACACCGTGCAAGTGGTAGAAGATCCCCGTCGAGGGCAAACTGCACGAGAGGCATTGCTAGTTGTGCGTGTGGCGAAGGTTGAGATCCGGCGACCCGACAACCTCAACGCTCACGACTATCCTCCCAGTGTGGGTCTCTACGCCGTAGAGGCACAGGAAGTCAACCCACCCCCTGGACAACAACCGATTCATTGGCGACTGTTGACCACTCATGAAGTCGTTTGCTTAGAACAGGCACTCCAAGTCATTCAGTGGTACTGCTGGCGCTGGCGGATTGAACAACTGTTTGCCACCCTCAAACAGGCCGGACTCAATCTCGAAGCGACGCAACTGGAATCGGTAGATGCCATTCAACGCTTGACTGTGCTGGCGCTGTCGATTGCCGTGCGAGTCCTACAACTGGTGGAAGGGCGAGATAACCCTGAGTTATCTGCCTCTGTTGCCTTTAGCGATGAACAGCAGCAATGCCTCACTCAGCTAGAACCGACGTTGCAAGGACACACTCAAAAACAGCAGAATCCTCATCCTCCCAGTTCTTTAGCTTGGGCAACCTGGTTAATTGCTCGCTTAGGAGGATGGTCGGGTTATCGCTCCCAACGTCCCCCCGGAATGCCTACTCTAATTCATGGTTTGCGGCAGTTTGAGGCAATCTTCATCGGGTGGAAACTAGCTCAAGCCCCACTTGTGTGTACACGGTAG